In Rickettsiales bacterium, the genomic stretch GTAAGTGTTCCGGAAGATATTTCAGCAGAAATTAAATTCTTAAATTCCTGCATTAGAAGGGGGTGGGGAGCTATAAAATGTTCTTCTAAAATTGGCAAAACCCTTTGGAAAACCTCAATATTTCCAGATTCAAAAAGCAAAACTTATCTTTTGCC encodes the following:
- a CDS encoding DUF1905 domain-containing protein; its protein translation is MQKNSRKYKFKSKVWLYSSPKSSWHFVSVPEDISAEIKFLNSCIRRGWGAIKCSSKIGKTLWKTSIFPDSKSKTYLLPIKKEVREKENITIDKIVNIVLEI